In Setaria viridis chromosome 5, Setaria_viridis_v4.0, whole genome shotgun sequence, the genomic stretch GAAGGTCAATAAGGTCTTCTATCCATCCACCTTAATTTATGCACACAGGTTCAGTGGACTTAATATTAGGGATCAGAGGTAGAACTGTAGAAGTTGCTACTGTCAAATTTTTCGTAGGCAGAAACTGACTGAACACTGGTAATTTATCTAACCAACAGGAAGCTGGAACAGAAATTGAGCCAATGGGTGACCTCAATACTGAAGCTGAGAAAAAACTTGGTCGGCTTGTTAAGGAAAAGTATGTAGACTCTACAGCACTACtgcatttcattattttatTAATTTGATAGCATGACTTCCTTTGTTATTTGTAGGTATGGCACAGATTTTTTCATTCTGTATCGTTATCCTTTGGCTGTGCGTCCGTTCTACACTATGCCTTGTTATGACAACCCAGCTTACACCAATTCTTTCGATGTGTTCATTCGAGGTGAGTGCAACAATTGTATATGTTATTACTGACAATGCATAGCAGCAATGAAAGAGAAGTATATTTGGGCAAGCCCATTTCTTCTGTGGGCATACACCATGCCTTGTTAACGCTGTAGAGTTTTTTATACATACAGAAATCAGAATTGTTGGACTTGTGATTCTTATTTATACCAGTAAAAGCAGTCTTTCGTTTTTCTCGTTCTATTGTAAATTGTGCATGGACAGGCTCTgttatttctaaatttttatGAGTTAGGTTATCTCCTTTGGGGTTTGCGTTATAAATATATTGTCTTAGTGCCAgtggcatagccaggtggatGTGCCGGTGTGCCTGGGCACACCCAGATTTTGCAAATGTTGGTGATCAGCTCTGTACATGGCCTAAATTATTTATGGTCAAATACAATGGTGTACTAGTGCACACCGAAACTTTATAGCCATGCCACTGCTTAGTTCTCAACATGCACCCTAACTGATGGAGTTGTGCCTTGTTAAATTTAGCTATTAGGTTTACTTCAGTGAACATAAAACATGTTGTTGCGGGACCCCTTTGCTCTATTCCTGCTTTCAAGTATTTCCTAACATATCCATCAGTATTTAGCATTATCAAATAAGTGGATTTCTTTTGGTGCTCTGCATTTGAAGATTACTGCTCTAGAGTGCATTTGTTTTGGCTAATGCaaatttgcttgtttttttttgaactccAAACATAATTTGTTAACATCTGAATGTTGGACTGAAGCAATTTTATTGACATGGTAGGCGAGGAAATAATTTCTGGAGCACAAAGGATACACACACCTGAGCTGTTGGCCAAGCGCGCTACAGAGTGCGGCATTGATGTGAGCACCATCTCGGCGTATATTGAATCGTTCAGGTATGTTTGCGCCTATCCCATCTCCATAGTCTTGATCTGTTGGTTATTTTCTCTATCCCTACATTTTGGTACTCATTTCTATATATGCTTCACCCCCTACCCATTGTAGCTACGGTGCACCTCCTCATGGTGGTTTCGGGGTTGGCCTGGAGAGAGTGGTGATGCTGTTCTGCGCCCTAAACAACATCAGGAAGACTTCGATGTTCCCGCGCGACCCGCAGAGGCTTGTCCCATAATTTCTTCTCCCAACAAAGGCAAGGATGTGGTCTGTCATGAAGCATCATAGGATCGTTTGCCATGCTGTTGCCATCCTCACCAGCCGCTGGTCTTCAGCTACCGAGACCAAGAAACGATAACTGATACAATGTTAATGCGGTCTATAGTTTTTTTCTGTTAAATTCACAAAGATGCTTGTATGTACTGGATTGTTGGAGACCTGACAATGATACGAGCTTTCTACTCCTGGGTTTTCTGATGTGTTGCACCGGTGCTGATGATCGCTAGGGGCAAGAACGTAACTGAGCATCACGTTGAATAATGTATAGTACAACGGTTGTCCTTGGCTGTTGATCAATGCGTCAGATCACCGTAGGTCCGTAGCAAATTAGCAATAGCATGATGATCGCTATGTTTACCTCGAGGCTATGCGTTTACCGTTTGCTACTAACGATGTGCGCGGCAACCTGGCCACGTTGCTCGAACTCGAATCGAAGTCGTCGTCGGCTGCAGGTCAGGGGAACCGAACCGCACCCGCCAAGTTCTCGGCTTCCTATATGGGGTTGGTCATataaccatgcatgcatgcccgTGCCGGACACGAGTCCTAAAACCCATCGAGCGCCGGACTTGATCGCTTGCTTCTCCCGGCCAGCCACCGAGCCACGCCACCATGTCGTCGTCAGAGGTCGAACTTGCACCGGCCACCCAGCCCATCCCGAGCAAGGAGCAGCCGAAGAAGAGCGCCAGGAAGGCGGAGAGGGCGGCgcagcgccagcagcagcagatgcagccgccggcggccggcgcggaggatCCCTTCGCGGTGAACTACGGCGACGTCCCCGTCGAGGAGACCCAGTCCAAGGCCGTGTCCGGCCGCTCGTGGGCCAAGgtccgcggccgccgcagcgGGGCACGCCGTCCTGGTTCGCGGGTTCGCGCAGGAGATCCGCTCCCTGGGCAGGATGGCCTTCGTCGTGCTGCGCGAGGGCAGGAGCTCCGTGCAGtgcgtgctcgccgccggcgccggcgccagcaaGCAGATGGTGGCGTTCGCCAAGTCGCTCACCAAGGAGTCCGTGGTCGACGTCGAGGGCGTCGTCTCCTTCCCCGAGGAGCCCCTCTATCCACCGCCCAGCAGGTTCGATCGGCTTGTTACTTTGAAGTTTCAAGTTTGGATTCGTTCATGCATGATCCTTTGCTGTCATCTATCACCAGCCGCAAGTCAAACCGCACTGATTGTTGATCAGCGAGGTAGCATGACCTGTAATTACTTGCTTGGACCTTTAATTAGGATGATGAACAATGAACAATAACGTCAGATATGACCGTGTGCTTTCTAATAACCAGTAACCACATACACGTTGAATTGTGTGTGTTCAATGGTCATTATTCTAAATTTGGTTTACTCCTGTCGTCGCTTAATTCACAACTTCAAACTATTGCATGCTTATGTATACTTTGTTTGACCCACTCATAAAAACGAGTGACAATTGTCGTCTGTTTTGGATGCAATTTATTTGCAGGTTGAGATCCAAGTTAGAAAGATATACTGCATCAGCAGGGCTATCCCGACACTTCCATTTAACCTTGAGGATGCAGCACGGGGCGAggcagaattggaaaagccagTATGTCATGTCTTTTGCAGATCTCATGTCATTTCTTTGTATTCTGTTTAAGTCACAAGACAAttcctttcaaaaaaagttACAAGACAATTTTGTTCTCTAGATTTTCTCCATGTGGTTGTAGAATTATCTTATTGAGGTTTACTAAGGGATGGCTCATTGTTGCCGTTATTGAAGGGTGGACAGCAGTTTCCTCGTGTTGGCCAGGATACCCGCTTGAATTATAGAGCTCTTGAGCTACGGACACCCACGAACCAAGCAATACTAAGAATCAGCTCTCAAGTTCAAAGGGTGAGCGTTTGTTGCTCTTTAATTTATACTATTGAATTGTTAACTTTGTATTCTTGACTTGGTTCTGGATTCTGCTTCTTGTAATAGCATGCTACTTAAGCTGTGGTACTTTTGTTACTAATTAGTAGTGGTTCCACAAAACTAGCTAGTTTATGGCATTCAGCTCTAATCATTAGTTTTTAAGACCATCTTTATGTGCTTTATTGAGGTGCCAGGCATTATCTATTTCTTTAGCATGCAATGTTTCTATTGCTTTGTTAAATGTATTGttttttttgctgaattttATTATACAGAAATTCAGGGTTTTGTGGTCAAAGGACTTTGATGAGATACATACCCCAAAACTTCTCAGTGGCGCTGGTGAAGGTGGTGCAGCTGTATTCAAGCTGATGTATAATGGCCAGCCTGCTTGTTTAGCGCAATCTCCTCAGTTACACAAGCAAATGGCTTTTGTTGGTGGATGTAGACGTGTATTTGAGGTTGGCCCTGTGTTTAGAGCTGAAACTTCCCGCACACACAAGCATCTGTGAGTTTACTGGTCTTGATGTTGAGATGGAGATTAAGGAGCACTATTTTGAGGTAAGATTATATTTGAAAGAAGAATGCTTTATCTCTTTCTGAAGTAGTGGTGATTAATTATCAGGCACTTATTCTTTACGCAGGTCTGTGATGTTATAGACGGCTTATTTGTGTCCATATTTAAGCATTTGGCTGAAAAGTGCAAGGAGGAACTCGAGACGATAAATAGTCAGTATCCATTTGAACCTCTGAAGGTAAGAATTCTGGCTCGTTGTTTCTGTGGTCCTCAATGTGCATTTGTGCGGGCTCTGTCTGCACCATCGTTTCTTCATTCTCCATCTGTACCCTTCGGCTGTACGTCCGTCCATTCTACACCATGCCTTGCTACGACAACCCAGCTTATAGCAATTCCTTCGATGTCTTTCTTCGAGGTAAGCATCGCAATTGGTCAATGGCATGTCGTTAACTAACTACTGACACCCCATCGCCCGACACCTGAACTTTGATCTGCCTGgtgtcatagatcaatctgccAAATTACGACCTGAATAACCTAAACCTGCTGACGGCGTGATGTGGTACAGGCGAGGAGATAATGTCTGGAGCACAGAGGATACATGTACCGGGGATGCTGGCGAAACGCGCAGAAGAGGTTGGAATCGAGGCGGGCACCATGTCGGCGTACATGGAATCATTCAGCTTTGGCGCGCCTCTCCATGGTGGGTTCGGGGCGGGGCTGGAGCGGGTGGTGATGCTCCTGTGCGGCCTGGACAACGTCAGGATGGTGTCCATGTTCCCCCGTGACCCGCACAGGCTCTCCCCGTAGATTTAACAGAACGATGTTGAAGTAAGAATCGGGATGTAGCAAAACTGTGCATGATCTGTGTCCATCAATTTCTCTGTACTTGTGCTGGGACGCTAGGAGGAGAGCTGACGCTCATGCTCATCCTTGGCCCTTTGGGACCAGTCGAGCAGACGATGGAGAAGCAGCTTCTCCTTGTAGTTCTGATAAGCGACAAGGAGAAGCTAGTAGATAAGTGCAGGAGTTTGCAGAATGTAGCATATCTTAACAAGAATTAGTTGATGTGCACGTGCCACGGGCACGTGTATAATTAGAACATGTCAAACAATTGTTGCTAATGAGATAGGATTAACAATTGTGTGGATTTAAACAACTACATCTATGCATAATACGGGGGTTAATATCCAAATGTATGGATTCAATCACATTTATAGATACGAGACACGGTAGCACGGCACTATCTAGTTAATTTATATAGTAATGACAAGAGTATATAAGGATTCAATCACAATACATAAGTGTATAATGCTTTTATCATGATTCCTAAAAAATGATTTTATCGTGACCCCTTGCTGCACGCATGTAATTTTCTCAAAGGTTTAAATAGTAGCTTGTCACAAATATTTGCTCCCAAATACAAGGTGTCCCATGACACGCCCAGAAACCGTTCACATACATATATGCAATCTAAATTGTCTCATGCATTTCCTACAGTATCCCTGTACCATAAGCCATTCACAACCTTGAAGCATAGAAGCTGCAGGAAAAGTATATATGGTTATGAGAATGAACACCAGAACATGTACATCATAACAAATCATGAATTACAAAACTAACATATGTCATGACTCCGAGACATCCCTGTAGACAATATTCTTTGTTCCTTTTCCAGTAGTATTTATATCCTTATTTTTTCTAGCAAGAACCCACGTTGTCTCACGAGAAATACCTCTAGATAGCGCCACATACAGCTGCCCATGAGAAAAGACAGGTTCGGGGAGATAGATACCTACATTTGGTATTTCTAACCCTGCGCCTTGTTAATGGTCATCACGAAGCTCAAGCGGATGGGAAACTGTTTACGCTTAAACTTGAACAGAAGGGACAGATCTTCGGAAGGATACCTTGGTATCCTAGGTATGAATACCCTTTCTCCTACATGCTGGCCATTAACAATCTCAGCATCGATAGAATTTTTCTGAAATCCTCTCACAATCAGTCGAATGCCATTACAAAGGCCATTGTGAGGATCAAGATTTCGAAGTAGGATAACAGGACAGTTCTTCTTTATCGTCAGCCCATGTGGAGGCAACCCATTTGATGTGATTGAATTGAGAAAGTCTAATGGGTAATTATTCCGTGGGTCATCCTCTACCGAGTCAAAACTGTAGTGCACCATTTTACTACCGAGGAACCTTTCAATCATCAGTGCATTCACTGCATCCGCATGCTCATTCCTAGTGGAAAGGATTGCACGCTCGCGCATGTAGGCTACAGATGTACAATTAACATCAAGGTTCGGGAATACGTGGTCAATGAGCGTATTAATAAAGATGTCTTCTGAAGGGCTATCAATCAGAATGTCATCAGGCAATTGCACATAGTCATCACCAAATGTTTCCTCAGTGCCATTACCGATCCTCATCAGATAATCTGCAAACCATGTGTTAGTGCTCTCATGTTCTGGGTCAGCCGTATACACCGAACACTTTCCCATATGTATGACCTAAGCAAATTAGCATCTGTGATTTGTGCTCTTGTACCATGCACCATGACAGGAAGAACTTGTCTGAAGTCACCTCCAAACATCATGACCTTACCACCAAATGGTTGCGTACACTCCATTATATCCTGCAGTGTCCGGTCAAGTGGCTTAACTGCCTGTCTCTTAGTCATTGCTACCTCATCCCAAATTATCATAGATGCTTTCCTAAGCAGTTCGGCTGTCCCACTTTGCTTAGTAAAACTACACATAGTTCTATCGCTCAACTTGATTGGAATCTTGAATCGAGAGTGGGCAGTGCGTCCACCAGGCATGATGGATGCTGTTATACCAGATGTTGTTGTAGCTATGGCGATAAGATCCATAGAGCGCACCTTTGCAAGTAATACTTTATATAGATAGGTCTTACTAGTGCCTCCGGGATTATCCACAAAGAAAACCTATCCCTTGCCCTTCATAACATGGTCAAGTATCTATTAGTCTAAGAGAAAACAGAAAAAGGAAGTACTGTAGTCCATTTTAATTTCAGTATATAGATCGGGAAGGCGCATCATTCTTTCCTTTTAAATCTAATGTAGACAATGAAAGTAAAACTCAAATGAGCTAAGTTGCAACAGCCAAAATGTATGTCACACAAATATTCAGAATCAAACATGCACTGTGATGATCTGTCAGACAAgacaataaaattttaaattgtTCATTATTACGTCAAAGTTCATTAGGAATATCAGATCAATTCATATACTATAATCAAAACACTAAAGATGAAACTGATGGTTTCAGTCTCAGGAAGGATGCTCAAAGGCTTGCAAGCCCATTAAGCTAAGTGGTTCATAGCAGTCAAGAAACACTTTACACAAGCATTGTTGACTAACAAATATCTATGCATGCATCTCTAATGTGCTACTGTTCAGAAAAGAAGTTTGAGCCATTTACGATCAAAGAAAAGTAACTAACTAAATAGACACATATACGAGGCATGATAATATATAAGGTCGTGCTTCTGCAGACCGTCATCAGCTTGcaccacgcatgcatgcatcttgCAAGGCAATAAAGGGTACGTACCTTCCCAGCTGTTATGGTTCTGCAGATAGTGTGCTCGGTGAATCCATGTATGTGGCAGCATCAAGAATACAGATCACTGCAAAGATGGACAGGAGGATGGGCAACGAAGGTGGGATTACCTGTCCGCAGATGAGTAGGAGGAGGCACCTTTGGGCACAACGCACGCCTAGGCAGCTCTCCTCCCGCCGTGCATGTGCTTTTGCCAGGGTTAGATCGATGCCCTGGCAACGATGTCGATGACGATATCCTCCACCAGGGTGCGAGATGGAGATGATCCCATCCATCAGGGAAACACGGACACAGAGTGAGGCAGATGTGCGTCGCAGAGGGTTGGGCGGCGCGATGCAGCAGCCAAGCTCGTGGCCCAAGAAGGATCAGGGTAAGGCAGACCGGCAAGGAAGACTCGTGTGTTTCGTTGAAGGAAGAACGGGACGACGGTGGTAAAAGAACGAGGCAGTAATGGATCGATGGTGGGGGTGGGATGCTGATAGGAGTGGGCTGCGAAGGTTTTTGAAGCCGTAATCGATGGTAGGGCGCCAGGAAGGAAGGTGAGCGAGATCCTTGAGCGGGAGTGTAGTGCGGGTGGGAGGAAAGAGCGACGGCAACGACGAAGACCTTCCAAAACCGGGCGACGTCAATTCTGGCAGCGTGATGTGGGTACGGCGGGCGGGTAAGCGCCCAGCCGCGGTGCAAAAAAACACTGAGAATTGGCAGAAACATTTTAGAATCATCAATTTTCATCTATCTCCCTTCTATCtacccctcctccacctgcgcAGTGAGCCTTCTGTGAGGGATATGTGTGGCTGATTCTAGGTAAGAATTGATCTCAATTTGCTCGCTTGCCGTCGACTGTCGTACCGTTCGCTGCAGCCGTTGCTGTCGCAATTTTGTGGAAAGAACCATCGGAGCAGAACTCTTGAGGTACATGCGAGTTGAAAGTTTGCTCCAAATTATTAAATGCAGAATCCAGCAGAACGACGTGGTACGAAGAAAGCTCAGTGTCAATGCAACTGGAGTGTTTGATACGCATACTAGGTGAGCAGAGCTGTTGATCCACGTGGTTCCAGAAACGTCGGCTACTGCAGGCGCGTCGATCCCCATCAACTTAATAACCAGCAAAGCAAAATAGCACGTCCGGTCCATGAGTTGCACGCAACGCAACCTCGATGCCAAGTGATACacgaaaggaaaggaaaggaaaggaaaggaaattaaGCTGCCATGCATCAACAGCTTAGTGCTTGACTGTAGCTGGAAGCCTGAGAGCTAGTCTGATACGAGCACGGGCTGACCGCCATGGTTCATGTTTGCTTGCTCGCGTAGTCAATGGTTGGATTGGACTGCTAGGTCGTGGTTTTTGTTTGCTTGCACGAGTTTGTTTGTGCTTCCTGCTGGTTCTCCTGTCCAGATggactcccaactcccaagtcCGCTGTCATGGTGTGGGACCTGCTGGAACTGAAGCACCGCCGTtcggcacggcgcggcgcggccggccatACTACTGTTTGACGAAGATGACAGGCCAGGAAGCATGGAGCCATGGAATGATAATATATGGAATGGGTCCCgtgccctctcctctctctgttTGTGTTTAGTAGCGAACGAGCAAGGCGCACCGGCCCAGTGCGCGCGTAACCCGTTTGCATGAACCAGCCAAAATCCGGCACCATTAACTGCCAAATTTGGTTCGCAAAAAAAGGATTTAATCTCGATGAGCTGTTAAAGGCGATGCATCCACATCACGACGTGATCAAATGTAAACTTCGTTCAGCTTCCTGCCGAACCAcctgcgcgcggcgcgccgtTGGCCGGCACGGCAGCTCCTCGCCGTGACGGCAGCACGTGCTTCGTTCGTCATGGGGCACTTGCATTTCCGGCAGACGCGGTCACATGACTCACGCCAAGCCGCCTCCTTCCTTGGCgccaaccccgccgcccgcccacaAATACCGCCTGCCACGCCATTCGCGGCGCCCGCTCATCCATCCACCTGGCTCTCCCCCCTCCGTctcaggcaggcaggcaggcaggcaggccgcAGGCGTCGTCTCCAaccacctcctccttcccctccccgcCGGTTCAGATCGCCCGCGCACCAGAGCGCGCGTTCCCGGACGAGTTCGGGTACGCCGCCTCCATCTTTCCTTCCGAAGGTCTCACCTTTTCGATCCGGCCGGTTCGTCCCTCCCATCCATCTCTTTCATTCGTCCGGCGCACGAGGACGACCGTACCCACCGCCGGATCCATCCCATCGCGACGACGGACGGGCGGGTCCGGTCCTTGGACGACGTACGGTCGCTGCCGGCGCTGGAGCAGGCACGCGGTACAAAGTTGCAGCGGCGGGCATGGAGTTCTGGCCGGAGTTCCTGGCGAGCAGCGGCGGGCGTGAGTTCGTggccggcggggtgggcggcatGGCGGGCGTGCTGGCGGGCCACCCGCTCGACACGCTCCGCATCCGcctgcagcagccgccgccgcccgtcagCCCCGGGATCGTCGACGCGCCCAgccgccctccctccgccgcgcgGCTCCTGCGCGGCATCCTCCGCGCCGAGGGCCCAGCCGCGCTCTACCGCGGCATGGCCGCGCCACTAGCTTCCGTCGCCTTCCAGGTCAGTGCCGCCGTACCGCTGCATCCGCGATGGGGGGGATTCCAGGACCTCCTCGTGGATTCTTCGTCTTCCTTTCATTCATCCATCGTTTTCGAAGAGAagctattttctttctttgttcagACATGGGACAAACAATG encodes the following:
- the LOC117854903 gene encoding mitochondrial arginine transporter BAC2; this encodes MGHLHFRQTRSHDSRQAASFLGANPAARPQIPPATPFAAPAHPSTWLSPLRLRQAGRQAGRRRRLQPPPPSPPRRFRSPAHQSARSRTSSGTPPPSFLPKVSPFRSGRFVPPIHLFHSSGARGRPYPPPDPSHRDDGRAGPVLGRRTVAAGAGAGTRYKVAAAGMEFWPEFLASSGGREFVAGGVGGMAGVLAGHPLDTLRIRLQQPPPPVSPGIVDAPSRPPSAARLLRGILRAEGPAALYRGMAAPLASVAFQNAMVFQVYAILSRSLGSESSTSEPPSYASVALAGVGTGALQTLILSPVELVKIRLQLEAAGHKHRRPGDHHGPVDMARDIFRREGLRGIYRGLTVTALRDAPAHGVYFWTYEYARERLHPGCRRGGGESLATMLVSGGLAGVASWVCCYPLDVVKSRLQAQASPAARYRGVVDCFRRSVREEGLPVLWRGLGTAVARAFVVNGAIFSAYELALRFLASGNGQRMVMEEN